CGGCAGGCATTGCAGCGGTGTTAAGTGTTAAATTCATCGTGAGTTGTTTCTCTTCTTTGTAAACTAAATCATCACATTTCCACCGCAAAAGAACATGGGCTTTATGCCGCTGCGGTTTGTCTTATTGCTGAAGCATGTGGTTTAGATGCGAGATCAGTTAATTTCGCAGCTTTCCTCATAAGCGCGTTGCTTGCTTCTGTATCATTTGCTGTTTCGTATTTCGTTGCTGCAAGTTGATACGTTCTTATTGCTTTTGTGAGCAAGGAATTTCCCTCATCACTGGCCGCGCTGTAGAGTGCGCTGAGCAAAAGGGCATCTGCAGCAAGTTTCGTGGCTTCTGCATCACGACTAAATTGGGCTCTAAAATTTGTGCTAAAAGGAGTCTGCTGAAGATGGGCATCAGCCATTTGTGTTGCAAGTGCTGCAAGCCGAGAAGATTTATCGGCAGGTGTCCCCGAGGCCAATACAAGATGATGGACAGCATGTTGAAGAGCTAAAAAAGAACCATAGTTTGTTACAGTTTTATTTCCTGTAATAGCAAGGTGTTGTTCCCAGTTACTCGCCGCTTTTGCATGAAGTGATTGTTGTACTTTTTCCGGAAGTGAAGGTCTTTTGTGAAGCACGGTTTCAATTACGCTTGCGGCGAAATCATATTTTCCAAGCAGAACAAGTACGCCAGCAAGGCTTTGCATTTGCACGCCGTATTTTTGATATTTTTTTAGCTGAAGATAGAGCTCTGCAGCGCTGTAATGAAGTTTTGCTGCTTTCCTGGCATATCTCGCTGTGATCCAAGTTCCGTTATAAGCTTCTCGATATCGAATTGCTTGACGTGCATATCTTTTTGCAGCCTTCTCTGGTGTTCCAAAGAGAGGATGGGTGCCAAAAAAACTTCTCATTTCTCCATGAAGTTGATGAGGATCTGCATGAGGGTGAAGCACAGGTGTTTTTGTAAGTGCATGAAAAGCGTCAAGGCTTACTGGATGCATCCAGATGTTTAGCGCCTGTAACCCTTTGGCAGTGGGCAATGCCGCTAAGTGAGCGGTCATGGAACTTGAAGACAATTGAACAACGGGGCGCAACATAAAACTGTACTCCTTTTTAAATGAATCAGGTTTTTCTTAAGCAATCCTACCTTCGGTAGAGAGCTGAAAAAGTTGCTTACATTTTGTGAATGTGCGCGCAAGTAGAAGACTAAGGCCAAAAAGGCAAGCGTTTTCGACAGCTTAATTGATGAAATGCTTCAAAAAAGGGGGGAGATTAAAGAATTTCCAGCTTTTTAGGATATTTGCCTAAAACTTCGCAGCCAGACTGAGTGACGAAAACAAGATCTTCAATGCGTACACCGCCAATGTCTGGATAATATAATCCTGGTTCCACACTCAGCACATTGCCTTTTTTCAAGGTGTAATCAGAAGTGTTGATGCGAGCAGGTTCTTCATGCAGCTCTAGCCCAATGCTGTGGCCGGTTCCGTGGAAGAAGCCTTGCATGCGGCCGTGTTTTTTTTCGGTGCCGTAGCCTTTTACGGTGAAGAGTTTTTGAATATTCTGGTGAATCTGTGTTCCATTTTTTCCCGCTTTTATTTCTTTAATGGCCATTTCTTGAGCTGACTTTACTGTTGTGTAAAGCGCTTGAAGTGCATCGGGTGCTCTGCCTTTGCAAAAAGTGCGCGTGGCGTCGCCGTAAAAGTGAGAGCTGATCGAGCGCGGAAAGACATCAACAATAATGGACTGATGCGCTTTTAAAACGCCGTGTCCAATTTCGTGGGGATCGCAGGCTTGTTTGCCACAAGCTACAATGGCAGGAAAGGGTGATGCGCAGCCAAGTTCCAAAAGTTTTTGTGCAATCTGAGTGCGTAGAAATTCCGAAGTGAGTGCTTTTCCGTTAAAGATTATTTTTCCGTTCGAAATCTTGCTTTGCTTCAAGATATTTTCAGCGTGACGTATCGCTTTAAACACAGCTTGCTGTGATTTCAGAATGTGCTGTTTTTCTTTTTCCGTTTTTTGCACGCGTTCGGGATAAAAAGGTGAGGAGCCAGCTTCAACTTTAAGCTTCAGTTTTCGCAAAGCATCCACCAAAGCAAAAGGTGTTTTAGGATGCATGCTGATGTGCTTGATTTTTCTTTCAGCGAGAATTGCGGCGATAATGTTTGCCACATTTCGTTTTGTGGCGGGAAGTGTTTTTGCAACCTCTGACCATGAATGCACTTTATCAACTTTTGCATTTGCCTTGGCGCGATCAATTTCAAGATCGCTCATGAAAAT
This window of the Deltaproteobacteria bacterium CG11_big_fil_rev_8_21_14_0_20_42_23 genome carries:
- a CDS encoding Xaa-Pro aminopeptidase, whose translation is MEEKTRTEPPLHKEMKSFARRLKTGYRLHMSLAKLIYDSSHNADLLYITGFDCHDAFLFLEDKKQKIIFMSDLEIDRAKANAKVDKVHSWSEVAKTLPATKRNVANIIAAILAERKIKHISMHPKTPFALVDALRKLKLKVEAGSSPFYPERVQKTEKEKQHILKSQQAVFKAIRHAENILKQSKISNGKIIFNGKALTSEFLRTQIAQKLLELGCASPFPAIVACGKQACDPHEIGHGVLKAHQSIIVDVFPRSISSHFYGDATRTFCKGRAPDALQALYTTVKSAQEMAIKEIKAGKNGTQIHQNIQKLFTVKGYGTEKKHGRMQGFFHGTGHSIGLELHEEPARINTSDYTLKKGNVLSVEPGLYYPDIGGVRIEDLVFVTQSGCEVLGKYPKKLEIL